A window of Infirmifilum lucidum contains these coding sequences:
- a CDS encoding tRNA (guanine(10)-N(2))-dimethyltransferase: protein MRDFCTLTESREGRAVIRHCDLSAYADTRGYVDPIWAPVFYNPRMKCSRDLSTVILSVYLELSGKSEVSVIDAMCGTGVRGIRYALEVPGVSRVILNDINPKAAALTRENVSLNGITDIASISNMEAHALLSSTKADVIDIDPFGTPAPFIHPALKAVKHGGLLCVTATDLPPLLGIYPSACMRKYFSFSIETEFSREQGVRILLYFIAREAAKLGRIIKPFYSYYLDHHIRVCVIVERKEKKGFLEENIGFIFYNPRTLERQLMSIRGMLHLREKPFSSNTWKVGGPVWTSELWDREATRKIRSEYSMRQSNYILCKRGLRLAERIESERDMPPLYYTTEKIASTYKLDVEQSPQTLVEKLASKGYPSSLTHFYPKGFRTAAGIGVVLENWH from the coding sequence ATGAGAGACTTTTGCACCCTTACTGAGAGCCGAGAAGGGAGAGCTGTTATCCGTCACTGTGACCTAAGTGCCTACGCAGACACCAGGGGGTATGTTGACCCGATATGGGCTCCTGTATTCTACAACCCTAGGATGAAGTGCTCGAGAGACCTTTCAACGGTAATTCTGTCGGTTTACCTCGAACTTTCAGGGAAGAGTGAGGTCTCTGTCATCGATGCCATGTGCGGCACAGGGGTACGCGGGATACGTTATGCGCTTGAAGTCCCGGGTGTCTCTAGAGTAATACTCAACGATATTAATCCCAAGGCTGCGGCCTTAACTAGAGAGAATGTCTCGCTAAATGGCATTACGGACATCGCTTCTATCTCAAATATGGAGGCTCATGCGTTGCTTTCGTCGACGAAAGCTGACGTTATAGACATCGATCCATTTGGGACACCCGCACCCTTTATTCACCCAGCTTTAAAGGCCGTGAAGCATGGTGGTCTCTTATGCGTCACGGCAACGGATCTGCCCCCGCTACTAGGTATATACCCTTCGGCTTGCATGAGGAAATACTTCTCCTTTAGTATCGAGACAGAGTTTTCGCGCGAACAGGGTGTGAGGATACTCCTCTACTTCATAGCACGTGAAGCCGCCAAACTAGGGAGAATAATAAAACCATTTTACTCCTACTACCTTGACCACCACATCCGAGTCTGCGTAATTGTAGAGAGAAAGGAGAAAAAGGGTTTCCTAGAGGAAAACATAGGCTTCATCTTCTACAACCCGCGCACCCTTGAGCGTCAGCTCATGAGTATTCGAGGTATGCTACACCTACGTGAAAAGCCGTTTAGTAGCAATACATGGAAAGTAGGAGGGCCGGTCTGGACTAGCGAGTTATGGGACAGAGAGGCTACCAGAAAGATTCGCTCAGAATACTCGATGCGTCAAAGTAATTATATTCTCTGTAAGAGGGGCTTACGCTTAGCAGAAAGGATTGAGAGCGAACGTGACATGCCGCCTCTGTATTACACGACGGAGAAGATAGCCTCAACATACAAGCTAGACGTGGAACAATCCCCACAAACCCTCGTAGAGAAACTCGCGTCAAAGGGATACCCCTCTTCCCTAACTCACTTCTATCCCAAGGGCTTCAGGACAGCAGCAGGTATCGGTGTAGTGCTAGAGAACTGGCACTAG
- a CDS encoding ribose 1,5-bisphosphate isomerase, which translates to MTGKPIPEEVVQIASDIKNMRIRGAGRIARAGALALRIAAEKYTGQNLDDFKEYIRIVADYVVKTRPTAVSLPNAVSYVVSPLLRADSIRDVEEAKRMIIENAEKFMDYSERAVERIAEIGSRLLRDGDTVLTHCNSQVVVSVIKAAVKQGKSVEVIATETRPLFQGHITIKMLLDAGVDAVTLVPDSAVRSVIKDVDKVIVGADTVTANGAVVNKVGTSLIALIARERGIDFYVATETYKFSPYTVWGELVVIEERTPTEVLPEDVIAKNPYLKVFNPSFDVTPPYLVTAIITEIGLIPPQASLLVLEELYGRGAIHDTIQTVEEE; encoded by the coding sequence ATGACGGGTAAACCGATTCCTGAGGAGGTTGTGCAGATTGCCAGCGACATTAAGAACATGAGGATACGAGGTGCTGGCAGGATTGCCAGGGCTGGCGCTCTAGCGTTGCGTATCGCGGCCGAGAAATATACTGGCCAGAACCTGGATGACTTCAAGGAGTATATAAGAATTGTAGCTGATTACGTAGTCAAAACACGACCGACAGCCGTCTCCCTGCCAAATGCCGTCAGTTACGTTGTCTCTCCACTACTTAGAGCCGATAGCATCCGGGATGTAGAGGAGGCGAAGAGGATGATTATTGAGAACGCCGAGAAGTTCATGGACTACTCCGAGAGGGCAGTGGAGAGAATCGCGGAGATTGGTAGCAGGCTACTACGGGATGGAGATACTGTGCTAACGCACTGTAATAGTCAAGTTGTTGTGTCGGTAATTAAAGCAGCGGTAAAGCAGGGTAAGAGTGTAGAGGTCATAGCTACAGAAACTCGACCACTCTTCCAGGGGCACATAACAATCAAGATGTTGTTAGATGCTGGCGTAGATGCCGTAACGCTGGTGCCGGATTCTGCTGTGAGAAGCGTCATCAAGGACGTAGACAAGGTAATTGTTGGGGCAGACACCGTAACCGCGAATGGTGCTGTAGTAAATAAGGTTGGGACGAGCCTGATAGCTTTAATAGCCCGCGAACGGGGAATAGACTTCTACGTGGCCACCGAGACCTACAAGTTCAGCCCCTACACGGTGTGGGGCGAGCTAGTAGTCATCGAAGAAAGAACACCCACGGAAGTCTTGCCCGAGGACGTCATTGCGAAGAACCCCTACCTAAAGGTGTTCAACCCCTCATTCGATGTAACACCTCCGTACCTGGTGACGGCGATAATCACGGAAATAGGTCTAATACCGCCGCAAGCATCCCTACTAGTACTAGAGGAATTGTACGGCAGAGGAGCTATCCATGACACGATTCAAACCGTAGAAGAAGAGTAG
- a CDS encoding RNase P subunit p30 family protein, whose amino-acid sequence MSARRRRFYDAFCGKLENISVEAIEGMYLRALSVGYNACIPCLVIRPLLDLQEIRKNVANARAIVDSLLDRGLKVYLRCHLAGISKAEVKKVLPRIRGMCDLVSVEGTTREMLAFASRDRRIDIITLIPGSSPKLYKGDIDYILKYGKFVEVTASSFLTEDLLLLARNISSVRSLLLQPARKKVPILLSSGEGGLKDPRSLLAFAELLLGLDVESVARSASALIEKRLAENLEKRMGIRPIEGVRIERPIDEI is encoded by the coding sequence GTGAGTGCGCGTAGGAGGAGATTCTATGACGCCTTCTGCGGCAAACTTGAGAACATCTCTGTTGAAGCCATAGAAGGCATGTACCTCAGAGCGCTAAGCGTTGGGTACAATGCGTGCATACCCTGTCTGGTTATAAGACCTCTACTGGATCTCCAGGAGATCCGCAAGAACGTTGCGAATGCTAGAGCTATAGTTGACAGCTTGTTGGACAGGGGTTTAAAGGTCTATCTCCGATGCCACCTTGCTGGAATTTCCAAAGCTGAAGTGAAAAAAGTATTGCCGCGCATTAGGGGCATGTGTGACCTCGTCTCTGTAGAAGGTACAACTAGGGAGATGCTGGCTTTTGCAAGTAGAGACCGCAGGATAGACATTATAACGCTTATTCCAGGCTCCTCGCCAAAACTATACAAGGGAGACATTGACTATATCTTGAAGTACGGCAAATTCGTCGAAGTCACTGCCTCTTCTTTCCTAACAGAAGATCTACTCTTACTTGCAAGAAATATTTCCTCAGTGCGGAGCTTGCTGCTCCAACCTGCAAGGAAGAAAGTTCCGATACTCCTTTCAAGTGGTGAAGGAGGACTGAAAGATCCCCGTTCTCTTCTGGCTTTTGCAGAACTATTGCTAGGACTTGATGTCGAGAGTGTAGCAAGGTCAGCCTCAGCTCTCATCGAGAAGCGTTTAGCGGAGAATTTGGAGAAGAGAATGGGCATCAGGCCTATTGAAGGGGTCAGGATCGAACGGCCGATTGATGAAATATGA
- a CDS encoding Rpp14/Pop5 family protein, whose protein sequence is MRENKYRYLVLRLTREFSSLEAVEEHIRKCILLLFGVYGLSCTLPRVIYKSKEGMVVVRVKREGVKILRASLLLDTTNSIIVVKTTGTTRKAKRIADSIQQKQ, encoded by the coding sequence ATGAGAGAGAATAAGTACAGATACCTGGTCTTGAGACTTACACGCGAGTTCTCGTCACTAGAGGCGGTTGAGGAACACATAAGGAAGTGCATTCTCCTCCTCTTCGGCGTGTATGGGCTCTCATGTACTCTTCCAAGGGTGATTTATAAGTCCAAGGAAGGGATGGTTGTTGTACGCGTGAAACGTGAAGGAGTGAAAATACTCCGCGCATCGCTTTTACTCGACACTACAAATTCCATCATCGTAGTAAAGACAACGGGAACTACCCGCAAGGCAAAGAGAATAGCAGACAGTATCCAGCAGAAACAATAA
- a CDS encoding NOG1 family protein yields the protein MNIEQLKRELVLAIPDSGVLFERAVEACKKRPPPSRYRRKLEAIREDTLKCIDRAYKVLENHLRKVVETSPFIENLHPLFRDLLLLNINVDEYKVCLSRLNSSRRIIGKIYHESRKRIKTASGIRETLTARRTFFGRIFSVLETLTECLKKVRSFQEAFLRLPEVDTELPAAVIAGAPNVGKSTVLRALTRAKPKVSPYPFTTRELIIGIFERGDLRVQLIDTPGLLDTPLEDKNRIERQAILAMRHLASLIIFVIDPTETCGFPLEFQKTVFDQIVSSFSDTQVVKVVNKIDLATQEHLDNARKFFGGSDIVYISADKKLNLNLLESVIEKVFREEAQSSQKKELGS from the coding sequence GTGAACATCGAGCAACTGAAGAGAGAACTCGTACTTGCGATTCCGGATAGTGGAGTACTCTTTGAGAGAGCTGTTGAGGCTTGCAAGAAACGCCCTCCACCCTCTCGATACAGGAGGAAGCTCGAAGCTATTAGAGAAGACACGCTGAAGTGCATAGACAGGGCTTATAAAGTCTTGGAGAACCACTTGAGAAAAGTCGTCGAAACCAGCCCTTTCATCGAGAACCTCCACCCACTTTTCCGCGACTTACTGCTCTTGAATATCAACGTAGACGAATATAAGGTGTGTCTTTCTCGACTCAACTCGTCCAGGAGAATTATCGGAAAAATATACCATGAGTCAAGAAAGAGGATAAAAACGGCGAGCGGAATAAGAGAAACCCTCACTGCTAGAAGAACTTTCTTTGGCAGGATATTCTCGGTTCTTGAAACATTGACCGAGTGCCTGAAGAAGGTTAGATCTTTTCAAGAAGCCTTTCTAAGGCTCCCAGAAGTCGACACGGAGCTCCCGGCAGCGGTGATAGCAGGCGCGCCCAACGTCGGCAAATCAACCGTGCTGCGCGCGCTCACTAGAGCGAAACCTAAGGTGAGTCCGTACCCCTTTACGACCAGGGAACTCATAATAGGCATATTTGAGCGCGGGGATCTGAGAGTGCAGTTAATAGACACACCCGGCCTCTTGGATACCCCCCTTGAAGACAAAAACAGAATCGAGAGGCAGGCAATTCTCGCTATGAGGCACCTAGCATCCCTGATAATCTTCGTAATAGACCCGACGGAGACCTGCGGCTTTCCCCTGGAGTTCCAGAAGACAGTTTTTGATCAAATAGTCTCCAGTTTCTCTGACACTCAGGTAGTCAAGGTGGTTAACAAGATAGACTTGGCAACACAAGAACACTTGGATAATGCTAGAAAATTTTTTGGGGGCTCGGACATCGTGTACATATCAGCCGATAAGAAGTTAAACCTGAACCTACTCGAGAGCGTAATCGAGAAAGTTTTTAGAGAGGAAGCCCAGAGTAGCCAGAAGAAGGAGCTAGGGAGCTAG
- a CDS encoding phosphoribosyltransferase: MAGNASLKLRRITWGDLFNDTLELARQIIASGYHPELLLVVARGGLVVGRILSDLLSVRDIANVSVKFYKGVGLASDKPVIAEGLNPGLVAGKAVLVVDDIVDSGSTLQAVLEHLSSNEPRGVKSAALYVKPWAKIYPDFYVRTVEEWIVFPYEIRETLESIPSGYEDALGIDPRVLEEIRDIIRKKSVDS; encoded by the coding sequence ATGGCCGGTAATGCTTCATTAAAGCTCCGCAGGATCACCTGGGGCGATCTCTTCAACGATACTCTAGAGCTCGCGAGGCAAATAATTGCGAGCGGATACCACCCGGAGCTCCTGTTAGTTGTCGCGAGAGGCGGGTTGGTTGTGGGCAGGATACTCTCGGATTTACTATCAGTACGTGATATCGCGAACGTCTCTGTAAAGTTCTACAAGGGTGTAGGCCTAGCCTCGGATAAACCCGTTATAGCGGAGGGCTTAAACCCTGGCCTCGTAGCCGGCAAGGCAGTACTCGTGGTTGATGACATCGTTGACAGTGGCTCTACTCTGCAGGCTGTTCTAGAACATCTCTCATCTAACGAGCCACGTGGCGTAAAGAGTGCAGCTCTCTACGTTAAGCCCTGGGCGAAGATCTACCCAGACTTCTATGTGCGCACCGTGGAGGAGTGGATAGTTTTCCCATACGAAATACGCGAGACTCTTGAGAGCATACCAAGTGGTTATGAGGACGCATTGGGCATAGACCCTAGAGTTCTCGAGGAGATCCGGGACATAATAAGGAAGAAGAGCGTGGACTCTTGA
- a CDS encoding translation initiation factor eIF-2B, with the protein MTSEEVIENIRTGRIHGSTEVVFYALDQMLEVLRRERRPDRFAQFALLVVKARPTSALLMNAVREVSKLVLDSQGEPIDAIVEKVSKKVEELKSRIRNAIEEASSIAEKRIESGDTILTASYSVFVRKSVEKALRRGKDIKVIVTESRPGGEGVRLASELAGLGCDVTLIVDSAVRFVMKNVDKVLLGSESVTANGANVNKVGSSQMALAAHEARVRVFVVTSILKFSPETLVGEIVEIPEADTQEIKSQLEQKGIKGVKVRAPLFDVTPPEYIDAIITEKGLVAPSFVIMTVRDLYGWPPKLVPLEGMLHKLSMVEGYDG; encoded by the coding sequence ATGACCAGCGAAGAAGTTATCGAAAACATTAGAACAGGCAGAATTCACGGTTCAACAGAGGTTGTTTTCTATGCGCTAGACCAGATGTTAGAGGTGCTTAGGCGAGAAAGAAGACCTGACAGGTTTGCCCAGTTCGCATTACTCGTTGTAAAAGCGCGCCCGACGTCGGCTCTGCTTATGAATGCCGTCCGCGAAGTATCAAAACTTGTTCTAGACTCCCAGGGAGAGCCTATAGATGCGATTGTAGAGAAGGTTTCTAAAAAAGTAGAGGAGCTCAAGAGTAGGATAAGGAATGCCATCGAAGAAGCATCTTCAATCGCCGAGAAACGAATCGAGTCCGGCGATACCATCTTGACGGCCTCGTATAGCGTCTTCGTTAGGAAGTCTGTTGAGAAGGCCCTCAGGAGGGGGAAGGATATTAAGGTAATTGTGACAGAGTCGAGACCTGGGGGCGAGGGGGTCAGGCTTGCCTCTGAGCTTGCGGGCTTGGGTTGCGATGTGACTTTAATCGTCGACTCTGCGGTGCGTTTTGTGATGAAGAATGTGGACAAAGTTCTGCTAGGCTCTGAGAGTGTAACTGCTAACGGCGCGAATGTTAATAAGGTCGGGTCGAGCCAGATGGCCCTTGCGGCGCACGAGGCGCGCGTGAGAGTATTCGTTGTCACATCTATTCTCAAGTTCAGCCCGGAAACTCTTGTGGGTGAAATTGTCGAAATACCGGAGGCAGACACGCAAGAGATTAAAAGCCAATTAGAGCAGAAGGGAATAAAGGGCGTTAAGGTAAGAGCCCCTCTTTTCGACGTCACTCCGCCTGAATATATTGACGCAATAATAACGGAGAAGGGGCTTGTAGCCCCGTCCTTTGTAATAATGACCGTACGGGACTTGTACGGTTGGCCGCCTAAGCTGGTTCCACTAGAGGGCATGCTTCACAAGCTATCCATGGTTGAGGGGTATGACGGGTAA
- a CDS encoding 50S ribosomal protein L15e, protein MGYLKYLAEIWKRPFDGEHRELMKERLMLWRKEPTVVRIERPTRINRARALGYKAKQGYVIVRVRVRKGGLNRPRPRSGRRPKRMGVYGYSPHKSAQWIAEERAARKFPNLVVLGSYWVGEDGMYKWYEVVMADPNHPAVKSDLERRWIAGYRTKKKYKITRERLLKILAKAKLEEGSTVTEENKGNE, encoded by the coding sequence ATGGGCTACCTGAAATACCTGGCAGAGATCTGGAAACGGCCTTTCGACGGCGAACATAGGGAACTGATGAAAGAAAGGTTGATGCTTTGGAGAAAGGAGCCTACAGTAGTGAGAATTGAGAGGCCAACACGGATAAACAGGGCTAGAGCGCTAGGGTATAAAGCCAAGCAAGGCTACGTTATTGTTAGGGTACGCGTCAGGAAGGGAGGACTAAATAGGCCTAGGCCACGTAGCGGTAGGAGACCGAAAAGAATGGGCGTCTACGGTTATAGCCCCCACAAGAGTGCACAATGGATAGCTGAGGAGAGGGCGGCCAGGAAATTCCCTAACCTCGTCGTCCTCGGCTCCTACTGGGTTGGCGAGGATGGCATGTACAAGTGGTATGAAGTCGTAATGGCCGACCCCAACCACCCTGCTGTCAAATCAGATCTCGAGAGAAGATGGATAGCCGGCTACAGGACGAAGAAGAAGTACAAGATCACACGTGAGAGACTTCTAAAGATTCTCGCAAAGGCAAAGCTCGAAGAAGGCTCTACAGTCACTGAGGAGAATAAAGGCAATGAGTAG
- a CDS encoding DNA replication complex subunit Gins51, giving the protein MDYAIIYMKFTREMLNNDLEPLEENFYESVIESVRREGASGTITRSVLATLRSLFLMRLAKELRLVYTGALKHEEIHSLPRLEREILERVFSTIEAFERGSHRSQEPVSPDLMKPDLSAEAKSENVQEEKTLVFFLKPYPKILDRGLNLGPFNKGDVAYLPRRLAIDLVNSGYVEEIPRKE; this is encoded by the coding sequence ATGGACTATGCAATAATCTACATGAAATTTACACGCGAAATGTTGAACAACGACCTGGAGCCATTAGAAGAGAACTTCTACGAGAGTGTTATCGAGAGCGTGCGCCGCGAGGGAGCATCGGGGACTATTACTAGGAGTGTCCTGGCGACCTTAAGGTCTCTTTTCCTTATGAGGCTTGCGAAAGAGTTGAGGCTTGTTTATACAGGTGCTCTTAAGCATGAGGAAATACACTCACTTCCACGGCTCGAGAGAGAAATCTTGGAGAGAGTGTTTTCGACAATCGAGGCTTTCGAGAGAGGCTCTCATCGTTCTCAGGAACCCGTTAGCCCGGATCTCATGAAGCCGGATTTAAGCGCAGAGGCAAAATCCGAGAATGTGCAGGAAGAGAAAACACTCGTATTCTTCCTGAAGCCATACCCGAAAATATTAGATCGCGGCTTAAACCTCGGGCCATTTAATAAGGGAGACGTGGCGTACCTGCCTAGGAGATTGGCTATAGATCTGGTGAATTCAGGCTATGTAGAAGAGATACCAAGAAAAGAATAA
- a CDS encoding RNA-binding domain-containing protein codes for MSRSHVAVSVEFTCFIHATEDEERVLRALTNLLPEELRRPDSLPLRKSLTYGFYGNPILLLHLEFSGEEADRIVRHIFSSMLGEDLRGILEGFENRFAKGRLYLRFDKQEAYYGIMKLSSGDEVIRCVIKLKPHIRRREDLERVLKEYGAHL; via the coding sequence ATGAGTAGATCTCATGTTGCGGTATCTGTAGAGTTTACATGTTTTATCCACGCTACAGAGGACGAGGAACGTGTCCTACGAGCTCTCACAAACTTACTGCCAGAGGAATTGCGACGCCCAGATAGCCTTCCTCTTAGAAAGAGCCTTACGTATGGCTTCTACGGGAATCCCATACTTCTCCTCCATCTTGAGTTTAGCGGGGAGGAAGCGGACAGGATCGTGAGGCATATTTTCTCGTCTATGCTGGGTGAAGACTTAAGAGGTATCCTCGAAGGCTTTGAGAACAGATTCGCAAAAGGCAGGCTCTATCTACGTTTCGACAAGCAGGAGGCATATTACGGGATAATGAAGTTGAGTAGTGGAGACGAGGTAATAAGGTGCGTGATAAAGCTTAAACCGCATATCCGCAGAAGAGAAGACCTAGAAAGAGTCTTGAAAGAGTACGGTGCACATTTGTGA
- a CDS encoding ribose-phosphate diphosphokinase — MTRQDILILPGQGCAHLGLEVSRILGVPLAPLTSREFPDKEIYVKVPVEVAGKVAVLMVCPGRRPNDALIEALLAARTISRLGAKEIVLVVPYMPYARQDEEFNPGEAVSIKIVSEFLESLGISALVTVDMHLHRFKEVSDVFRVRAFNATVMGELARFVRENYGHDYVVVAPDVEARQWAEAFSRVLNAEYIVLEKERRGDENVEIKGVSGAIRGAVIVDDIISTGSTVATTVSLLRRNSVEEVLVACTHGLFVSGAESKILSAGARDIVTSNTVVNPFARVSAAPPIARALSEIIRE, encoded by the coding sequence GTGACAAGGCAGGACATTTTGATACTCCCTGGGCAGGGATGCGCACACCTTGGCCTGGAGGTCTCGAGGATTTTAGGTGTCCCTCTAGCACCTCTCACCTCAAGGGAGTTCCCTGACAAGGAGATTTACGTTAAGGTTCCCGTAGAAGTGGCTGGCAAGGTAGCCGTATTGATGGTATGTCCTGGGAGGAGGCCGAACGACGCGCTTATTGAAGCTCTCCTGGCAGCTAGGACAATCTCGAGGCTAGGCGCCAAGGAAATTGTCTTGGTGGTGCCCTACATGCCATACGCTAGGCAGGACGAGGAGTTTAATCCCGGCGAAGCTGTAAGCATCAAGATAGTTTCCGAGTTCCTGGAGAGCCTCGGAATCTCTGCTCTAGTGACTGTCGACATGCACTTGCACCGGTTCAAGGAGGTGAGCGATGTATTCAGAGTGAGGGCTTTCAACGCTACAGTAATGGGAGAGCTTGCCCGCTTTGTACGAGAAAACTACGGCCATGATTACGTTGTCGTGGCTCCAGACGTTGAGGCAAGGCAGTGGGCCGAAGCCTTTTCGAGAGTGCTCAATGCAGAGTACATAGTCCTGGAAAAGGAGAGGAGGGGGGACGAGAATGTCGAGATTAAGGGGGTATCGGGGGCGATCAGGGGGGCTGTTATTGTAGACGATATTATCAGCACAGGCTCCACGGTCGCGACAACAGTTTCGCTTTTGAGAAGGAATAGCGTAGAAGAAGTGCTCGTTGCCTGCACACACGGCCTCTTTGTCTCGGGGGCTGAGTCCAAGATATTATCGGCTGGTGCCAGGGACATTGTGACATCCAACACTGTTGTCAATCCCTTCGCTAGGGTTAGCGCTGCTCCCCCAATAGCCAGAGCTCTCAGCGAGATAATCCGCGAGTAA
- a CDS encoding translation initiation factor IF-2 subunit beta — protein MTTLGEDFPTYDDLIERAYKMLPKRRPRSSGERFVLPRFEVTITGKRVYITNFKSVADLLNREPHILLRFILKETALPGYYEENVAVIQGEVSPQLLNKLLERFFNDYVKCPVCGSADTMLIKEKKLLSIKCMACGAFSPVKPF, from the coding sequence ATGACGACCCTTGGAGAAGATTTCCCTACATATGACGACCTCATTGAGCGGGCATACAAGATGCTACCGAAGCGCAGGCCTAGAAGTTCTGGAGAGAGATTCGTTCTGCCGAGGTTCGAGGTAACAATAACTGGGAAGAGGGTTTACATAACAAACTTCAAGAGCGTAGCTGACCTTTTAAATAGGGAACCTCACATTCTCCTGCGCTTTATACTCAAGGAGACCGCGCTCCCGGGCTACTATGAAGAGAACGTAGCAGTAATCCAGGGCGAGGTCTCTCCCCAGCTTCTCAACAAGCTACTTGAAAGGTTTTTTAACGACTACGTGAAATGCCCCGTGTGCGGTAGTGCAGATACGATGCTAATCAAAGAGAAAAAACTACTGTCGATAAAATGTATGGCCTGTGGTGCGTTTTCCCCAGTGAAACCTTTCTAG